The DNA window ttttttttgtttttagagacaaagtcttgctctgtcacccaggttggagtgaagtggcgtgatctcagctcattgcaacctccgccttctggattcaagcaattcttgtgcctcagcctcctgagtagctgggattacaggcatgcaccactgcacccggctaatttttgtattttcagtagagacggggtttcgccatgttggccaggctggtctcaaactcctggcatcaagtgatccacctgtcttggcctgccaaaggactacaggcatgcaccaccacaactggctaattataggcgtgagccactgtgcccagccagtttttttttttatttgaaattacgATGAGGCTTACAAATAACATCTTATaccccattattttaaactgatgacaacttaacactgattacaaaaacaaaccaactaacaaacaagcaaagaggaAATTAACAAAAACTCTAATTTCATCTCCctggtttttaactttttgttgtttttctatatattttattataccgtctatgtcttgaaaagttattgtagttatttttgataggctcatcttttagtctttctattcAAGATATGAGTAGTTCATACACCATAATCACAgggttataatattctgtgtttgtctctgtaattattatttccagtgagttttataccatcagatgatttcttattgctcgttaacgtccttttctttcagattgaaagaactccctttagcatttcttataggacacatctggtgttgatgaaatccagTTTGTTTGCAaaagtatttctccttcatgtttgaagcaTATTTTcatggatatactattctaggataaaagttttcTCCTGGTcctgcgcagtggctcatgcctttaataatcccagcactttgggaggctgaggcaggcggatcacctgagtttgggaatttgagaccagcctgaccaacatggagaaaccctgtctctactaaaagaaatacaaaattagccgggtgtggtggtgcattcctgtaatcccagctactcaggaggctgaggcaggagaatcgcttgaacctgggaggtggaggttgtggtgagccaagatcgtgccactgcactccagcctgggtgacaagagcaaaactcggtctcaaaaaaaaaaaaaaagtttttttccttcatcactttaaatatgtcatgcctcTCTCTGCTAGCagactgagaagtctgctgccagacatattgaagCTCCtttgaatgttatttattttctcttgcagcttttaggatcctttctctatccttgacttttgggagtttgtttattaaatgccttgagatagTCTTCTCTGGATTAAATATGCTTGTATTCTATaatcttcttgtacttggatattggtatcttctctaggtttggaaaattctctgttattatccctttgagtGAACTTTCTACCCCAATGTCTCCTTCTACCTCCTCCTTAAggccaataattcttagatttgcccttttgaggctattttctggaTCTTGTAGgtatgcttcattcttttttattcttttttcttgtatctcCCCTGATTATGctttttcaaatagcctgtcttcaagctcaccaaTTCTTTCTCATACTGGGTCAATTCTGCTTttgagactctgatgcattcttcagtgtgtcagctgatttttttcagctccagaatttctgcttaatttttttaagagataggttctcactctgttgcccaggctggagtacagtggcataatcatagctcactgcagcctcaaagtcctgggctcaagtaattatCTCACTTTGGCCttctgagtggctaggactacaggcatgcaccaccacaactggctaatatttttatttttttgtaaagacggggtctcactgtgttgttcagggtggtcttgaacttctgacctcccaTCTCACTTTGCTTTGGgagcaaagtgttgggattataggcaagagccactgcgcccagcctctgcttgatttttagaaattattttaatctttttgttaaaaGATTAGGATAGGATTCctaattttttctctgtgttatcttgaatttcattgagctccctcaaaacagctattttgaattctctgttaCTCCAGGTTTGGTCACTGgggccttatttagttcatttggtgaggtcatgttttcctggatggtcttggtGCTGGTGGAGGTTCGTTGATGTCTGGGCAttaaagagttaggtatttatcatagtcttcacagtctggagTTGTGTTTACCCGTTCTTGTGAAGGCTTCCCAAGTATTCAAAAGGAATTGAGTATTGTGATCTAAATTTTTGGCCACTGCAGCTGTATCTGCATCAAGggacaccccaagcccagtaatgctgtgactCAGAGGTattgccttggtggtcttgggtaagatcAAGAATTCCCTGTATTACCAGGCAGAGCCTCTTGTTCTCTTACTCTCCCCCATATAGCAGTGTCTCTCCATGCTAAGCTGCCTGGAATGAGGGGAAGGGTGACACAAGCACaccatggccaccaccactggtaTTGTTCTGGGTTAGATGTGAAGCCAGCACTGTACTGGGTCTCTCCTAAGGCCCATGGTGACCACTGCCTGGCTGCTGCTGATATTCACTCAAGGTCTTcagtcagcaggtggcaaatCTAGCCAGGCATGTGTGCTTCCCTTTGGGGCAGTGAGCTTCCCCTAGCTCAGGGCGGGATCCAAgaatgccatccaggagccatGGCCCGGAGTCGGGAACCTTAGGAATCTATGTAGTGCTCTATTCTACtatggctgagctggcacccaagccacaagacaaagtccttcccactctttcccttcctttccttataCAGAAGGAATTTCTCTCCAGGACCACCACTGCCCCAGGCCCACagcaagtactgcctggctactgccaaTGTTTACTCAAGGCCCAagagctcttcagtcagcttgtggtgaatgctctCAGGTCTGGGTCTCTCCTTTCAAGGCAGTGGGCCcctctctggcccagggcaggtccagagatgTCGTCTAGGAGCTAAAGCCTGGAATCGGGGACCCCAGGAGCCTGCTTTGTACCCTACCCCACTATGGCCAAGCTGGTACccagctgcaagacaaagtccccttttctcttctgtcttctttcctcaAGCAGGAGGAGTCTCTCCTTGTGGTCACCACAGGTAAGAGTGcactgggtcacacctgaagccagcacagcccGGGGTCTCAACCAAGGCCCATGGCAAATACTGTCTAGGTGCTGCTcatgtttattcaaggcccaagggccCTTTAGTCAGCAGGCGATGAATCcttccaggactgggtccttcccttcaaggcagtgggttccatTCTGACCCAGGATCTGTTGTATCTAGAAATGTCATGCGGGAGCTAGAGGCCTACAATGGGGGCCTCAagactctgcctggtgccctgtTCTACCATAGTTGAGCTGGTATCCaaattgcaagacaaagtcccctgtATTcgcccctctcctctcctctcctctcctctcctctcctctcctctcctctcctcaggtGCAAGGAAGCAGTCTCTCCCAGAGCTGCAAACTGTGctgcatggggttgggggaggggtgatgcaAGCATTCCTTTGGCTATCCCAGTTGGCATCTCAGGTCACTTGCACCCCAAGTCCATTGGCTCTGATCCCAGCATAGCACCAGTAGTTGCTCAGGAATTAACAATCCTTGTGGCTTTTCAAATTTCTTAAAGGATCCTAGAGCACTTTAGCATGCAGTGATGGGGCTAGCCAGAACTCAGGTAATAACCTCTAATAACCTCCGGATGGATGATTCCTCTCTgactagggctggtctaaatgctctgTGGGCACTGGCAGAATTCTGCCCTGTGTtggctttctgctgtgacagcactgagttccaatgcaaagtcccataATTACTATGATGTCTCTCCCCCAAGCACACGGATTCTGTCTGTGCCATGAGGCCACTGccaggaggctgggggtggggtggtgtcAGCAATTCAAAACTGTCTTTTCTACCTTCTTTGGTGCATCTTTActtaatatgatgttaaaactgggtactgtgatcactcatctgatttttggttcttatgattTCCTGTGTGGAGAGTTGTTTTTCGTTTGTGTTTtgcaacagggtcttgctgcattgccaagcaggctggagtgcagttatgtgatcacggctcactgcggcAAACTCtcaggctcaggggatcctcctgcctcagcctcctgactgagGCTAGGACTCccgactgggactacaggcatgcgccaccatactcagctgttttttttatttttttgtggcagGGGGAGTgtttttgccctgttgcccaggcccacctcagccttccaaaatgctgagattacaggaatgagccaccatgcccagcctggatagttgttcaatttggtgttcttgCTAGGGGAATAATCACTGGAGGGGGTGTGTTTGGCCATTTTGCTCTACCTCCTCctctaaaaattcttttcttttcttttctttttttgagacagtcttgctctgtcacctaggctggagtgcaatggcgccatctcagctcactgcaacctctgcctcccgggttcaagggattctcctacctcagcctcctgagtagctgggattacaagcgtgtgccaccacatccagctaatttttgtatttttagtagagacgaagtttcatcatgctggccaggctgagtctcgaactcctgacctcaagtgaaccatctgcctcagcctcccaaagtgctgggattacaggcatgagccacggtgcctggccagtTATTTTCTTATATCAAGCAAAAGTTAAAGGTTATGTTcactacaaataattttaagaaattaaaatttttggccaggcacggtggcttatccCTGCAgtttgtaatccctgcactttggggggccgaggtgggtggatcacgagctcaggagttcgagactagcccgaccaacatggtgaaaccccgtctctactaaaaacacaaaaatgagccggacatggtggcgcatgcctgtaatcccagctactcaggaggctgaggcaggagaatcacttgaccccaggaagcagaggttgcagtgagcagagttagtgccaccgcactccagcctgggcaatagagtgagactccgtctcaaaaaaagaaaaaaattaaaaatttttaattgtttttcatttgtggaaaaaaaattggaatatttaaaattttgattatattgctattatatatttatataagttgatcatttgcatatttaatttgagacattataatatatacataaataaaactaaaagttaGCAAATATAGTTTTGAAgttaaatattgatatatttttaaaatgttaatttaacttttaacttaaaaattatttagggtTTCTTAACCCAGTAATGAATAAAAAGAGCGTGCTTTAtacatgttctttttaaaatgttaaagcacatatatacatatagtatgttaacatatatatttgtggtattaaaatttcatggaGAGAGGGCAGTTAGGAAAAAAGTATCTTAAAAGCCTACTTGGGGGGTGATTATGAAGAGTTGAGAAACAGAAACATTGTGTAGGGGTCTCTCTTGGTAGGAGAATTTGGGATGGCAAAATGTCGATTGGATGGAAATGACCCTACTGGATGAAGATATGCCAGCTTACACCTAGAGGATTCCATGGTATTTCCCTTCACTCATTTCTGTGgtgttttctcttatatttttgagcatctactacTTACAAGGCTCTATGCTAGATATACTAGTAGGAGACAGGCTGGAAGTTGAATAGGGTGACCCAGACAATACACACATGCAGAGGAAATACTTTCTACTTTTACAGTTCTTTAGTCTAATTGGAAAGAGATGATAGAAACATGGAAAGTTCATTCATTTagtaagaattaaatgtaaattcaAGGTAAACATAATGTAATATTTGGCTTATTGCTAAAAATTTCAGTTTACCTATAATattctatgtgtttattttataatgtccTGTTTGTGTAGTGTTTTTAGCATTCTATGGTACTTTGTACGTATAGTATATAATCATTGTCTAATATCAGAGCTTTAGCTCTGAGGCCAGGatatgaaaggaaataatatagGTTATTGTTTTGGGGGAATCTGGCTTCTGCCTCTTCGTGTGTTGTGTTGAGGGAAAATAATACTAGGATTGGGGAAACAGTCAAGGCTATAGAGTGTGTCTGGGAAGCCTAGGACTGTAATTTCTGAATCCCGAGTTTGGCGGTCTCTTTCGCCTTTCTGGAAATCTGGCAACCATTTACAGAGACAATGGAATATACTTTCTTTTGGGTCTTTTAGAGCATGTCCATTGGATATTGTAACTCAAAAGAGGGCCTCAGCCTTGCAAATCACCTCACATCCTGGCCTTTTGGCTGCACCGTGTTATCAGCTGGGCTTTGAAGCTGGTCGTTAAGAGGACTTCTGCATGCTTTAGGTGGTGGTTTGGCTTCTTTGTTCCTTCCACTGCCATtcacctgtatttttattttataggtgtCTCTGCCAACAGACTCATGGGTGGTGCCATGCAGCTTACCTTCCGCAAGATGGCGTTTGACTATTACCCTTTCCATTGGGCAGGTTAGGAAAACTCTGAATGGGGCCAATTCTCGCATAGCCCAAAATATTGAGGGCAGATTCCTGGATTCATCCCTGACCGCTTAACAGGAGGTTGCCAGAGATTGCAGTGCATGCTCAGAGGGGTGCTGGAAATATCCCTCTTCAAGAGGACGTCTGGAAACTTGCAGGTTCCACTATTGATGATTCTTTATCAGTAATGAGAGGAAGTGAGTAGGGGAGATATCTAGTGCCTGAGATATTGCTTTTGATTCTACTCTCAGCCCCTCACTTCCACTAGTGTTAGAGCCTCTCCAGTAGTCCATAGTCAAATATGGCAGCAGTCAACAGCTTGCCTTTAGGGAGCCTTTGAGAAAAATCACATATGGAACCCAGAAGAATGTGCAACCTATCATTGGATAATTTTTCCTTATCCTAGAGATTTCTGCACTGTGGGTGAGGAATCAGATTCTGAACTATGACTATACTGACAGAAAGGAAAAATTGGAACATTCATCATGATCTTGGGCTAAAATCTTTTCACTTCTTCGTTGCACAGGTGATAGCTGCAAACATTGGGTACGCCACTGTGAGGCCATGGAGACCCGAGGCCAGTGGGCCCAGAAGCTGGTGATGGAATTTCAGAGCAAAATGGAGAAGTGGCATGAAGAGACGGGTCTGAAACCACCCTGGCACCTTGGAGTAGACTCTCTCTTTCGGAGAAAAGCAGGTGGGTTATGAGGAACTGGAAGACTCCAGTTGCTTAGCCTCTTGCCATTTATCTTTGAATAACAGTGGAGATAAAGCAAGAACTAGCTAATTATCCCAGCTGTATGTAATGGAGAGACATCagtgacttttttctttacaGAGACCTCTTTGACTCCAGGGATAGCCACAGTGTTGATGTCATGTCATCATTTCTATTCAGTAGACTGTTGCCTTGGTCTTAAGAATAATATCATTTTTGAGTTCATCCAGGAGCTAGACAGTGTTAAGCTCTCTTTCCTACATATAACATTAATGATCTTAGGATTTTTACTTTCCTTATTCTATTAGTAATGAGAGTTGAATGTATCTGATTCTTTTTcccaccttatttttatttagattctCTTTCCAGTCCTCGAAAGAACCCTCTTGAGAGAAGCCCCTCTCAGGGCAGACAGCCTGCCTTTCAGCCTCCAGCATGGAACCGCTTACGCTCTAGCTGCATGGTGGTACGGGTGGATGACCTGGACATCCACCAGGTGAGGACATGAGGAAACATGGTTGGAAAGAGGTGGAGCAGTTTACTTGGAAGGCAGCTGGAACAGTATAAACAAAGTTTTGGAATTTGGGGACTATTTACCTCACTTCTGGGAAGATTAATAGTTTGGTCTGTTTCTTTCTGAGCATGGCTGGTGAGATCAGGACTTGGGAATTCCCCCAGTTTTACTGTGAATGCTCTGCTTTGAACCTCCCGCTGAAAAAACTAACTCGCGTATAGTGCGAGGCAGGTGTGAGAACACCTGGAATATATGTGAAAGACACTGTGTTCCCTGTGACAGACTTCAGAGGGATGGTAGAGGCTTTATGCTTCCTAAGCAGAAATGGAGGGCTGCTCTAAGTTTGATTGTTGATACTAACAAAAAGTTGTGATTGTTTAGGTTTCCACCGCTGGACAGCCAAGTAAAAAGCCATCTACACTCCTTTCCTGCAGTCGGAAACTTCACAACCTCCCTACCCAGGTCTCTGCCATTCATATTGAGTTCACAGAGTATTACTTCCCAGATAATCAGGAGCTTCCAGGTAAGCATCTAGGCTGGCTATTTTTCTGTCTAGCTCATGCTTTTCCCATTTGTCAGCCTTGGGGCCACTacgtatatttttatttgttgttaggAGTTTTCAGTGTTTGAGTTAATTTAGCACACTTTTGTTAAACACTCTGCCCTGTATAAATGTGTACCTTTGCTCTGTTCGTAATATAGTTAATATTAGGTAGTAAGAGCCTAGCTATTGCTTTTTACAggatgtttcttttcttccctctgctttccAGTTCCTTGTCCTAATCTCTACATTCAGTTAAATGGTCTGACATTTACTATGGATCCTGTCAGTTTGCTCTGGGGAAACCTCTTTTGCCTGGATTTATACCGCAGCTTGGAGCAGTTCAAAGCTATCTACAAGCTGGAAGATTCAAGTCAGAAAGATGAACACTTGGACATCCGACTAGATGCATTCTGGTTGAAGGTGAGGGGAGAGTGTGACTTTTATCCCCTGTTAGTAGCCACAGCTGCATTTTTCCAATGGATATAATCCATGGTTTTGCTCTGTCCATTTTGTGGAAGTAAGAAAATAGTTTCACAGCCCAAAGGATCTTTTACATGTGTATTAATAGTGGGATGCTGAGATACTCAGATGACCATTCTGAattgtgtttcattttctctgtgaagGTGAGCTTTCCACTGGAAAAGAGAGAGCGGGCAGAGTTGCATCGTCCCCAGGCCCTTGTCTTCTCTGCGTCAGGCATGATTGCCACCAATACACGTCATGCTCCACATTGTAGTTGTTCAGACCTCCAGAGTCTCTTCCGGGGTTTTGCTGCTGCTGAGTTCTTTCATTCCAATTATGATCACTTTCCTAAGGTTCCAGGTGGCTTTAGCCTTCTGCACATGCTTTTTTTGCATCATGCCTTTCAGATGGattcctgcctgcctcagcctaataCCCTCCCTCCCCAGAGACCTAAGGCTTCCTGGGATCTCTGGTCTGTCCACTTTACCCAGATCTCCTTGGACTTTGAGGGAACAGAAAACTTCAAAGGCCATACCTTGAATTTTGTAGCCCCCTTCCCCCTGTCCATTTGGGCCTGCCTACCCCTCCGCTGGCAGCAAGCCCAGGCACGGAAGCTTCTTTTGGCCTCAGAGGGGAGGCTGAAACCATCAGCCAGTTTTGGAAGTCCTGTCCAGTCTGAGGCTCTTGCCCCTGACTCTATGTCCCATCCGCGGTCAAAGACTGAACATGACTTGAAAAGCTTATCAGGACTTACAGAAGTCATGGAAATTCTGAAAGAAGGCAGTAGTGGTATGGACAACAAAGGGCCTCTGACAGAGCTGGAGGATGTAGCAGATGTTCATATGCTTGTACATTCCCCGGCCCATGTCCGCGTGAGGCTTGACCACTACCAGTACTTGGCTCTGCTTCGCCTGAAGGAGGTGCTGCAGAGGCTTCAGGAGCAGCTGACTAAGGATACAGAGTCAATGACTGGGTCTCCCCTGCAGAATCAGACAGCTTGCATTGGAGTTCTCTTTCCCAGTGCTGAAGTGGCTCTGCTTATGCATCCTGCACCCGGTGCTGTCGATGCTGACTCTGCAGGCTCAGATAGCACTAGCCTCGTAGATTCAGAGCTATCTCCTTCAGAGGATCGGGAACTGAAGTCTGATGCCTCATCAGACCAGGGCCCAGCAAGCCCTGAGAAGGTCTTGGAGGAAAGTAGCATTGAAAATCAGGATGTATCCCAGGAGAGGCCACATAGCAATGGAGAACTGCAGGACTCAGGTCCACTTGCCCAGCAGCTGGCAGGGAAGGGCCATGAGGCAGTAGAGTCCCTACAGGCCAAGAAACTGAGCAGAACCCAAGCCTCCAGCTCACCAGCTGCATTGAAGCCCCCAGCTGGCAGGGAGACTGCTGTGAATGGACAGGGTGAGCTCATCCCCTTGAAGAACATTGAGGGAGAATTGTCAAGTGCTATTCACATGACCAAGGATGCCACCAAGGAGGCTCTACATGCCACCATGGACCTCACCAAGGAAGCTGTGTCCCTGACTAAGGATGCCTTCAGTTTGGGCAGAGATCGAATGACCTCCACCATGCACAAGATGTTGTCCCTGCCCCCAGCCAAGTAAGTGGCTCTGTACCTCCTTCACTCATCCCATCTCCTTCTCCTAGTTCTGATCATTGGGTTTAAGGCCTCTTACTATGTGCATTTCTAGATTGGGAAGTACCATATAGTCCAGGAGAATGCATAGAATGGCCTATTTAATGGGCAGTTTTCAAGCCAATATTTATTGCTTCTTAGAATCAGATTATCTCCTTTTTCACTGATTCACTATTTTTTCCCCTCAAGACAGGccttaccgtgttagccaggctggtcttgaactgctgggctctgcaatcctcctgccttggcttcctgagtagctgggattatagacacctgccactgtacccagcttgCTTCACAATTATTGATACAAATATGCTAtatcagaataataataatggcatatatataatattattttcagtgggctttcatctaatttttttgtttgatttgatCCCCACAGCAGCCTGGTAAGGTGGCCTCAGACATTTGTACCCCCAGTTtatagctgagaaaactgaggctttagAGAGGATGAGCTCATAGATATCCTATATCTTGTAAATAGAAAAGTTGTGGCTTTGGACTTGTTTTTTCTGGTACCTTATCAGTGTCTGTCAGAGTAATAGAGAAGGAAGAATTTCATCCATTCAGCAAGTATCTTGTGAGCGCTTTCTGTGTGCTGGGCTCTGTGTTAAGCGCCAGAGATAGAGTAGGGAGTAAACAGGAAAACACAGAAATGCACAGTGAGACGAGTGGAAAAGTATCGATTTTCCCATGGGTGCCTCATGGTTTTAGGAAAGATAGAGTCTAAGGGAAGTCTTTCCTGGAACACTTTGTGGTTTAGAGACCATGGTATAAAAACAGTGCATTTAGAGCTTTTGTCTAAGTGAATTATCTTAAGTGGGTCTCTAATGCCTGTGGGTGAGCTAGTACCTGCTAGGACAGACagcaaggaggaaggagaggaaaactTCAAGGGTCGAGTTGTATAATAATACTagccaacatttactgagtgccttctTTGCCTGACAAGACACAGTCCTAAGTACTTATAATATTGGTCCACTGGATTTTTATAATAGCCCTATAAGGCAAGTATTAATATCAAtccccatctcacagatgaggaaactgaggctcagagaggtaagaaACTTGCACAAGATCACACAACTTGTGAGTGGTGGGGCAAGGATTAAAAGCCTGGACTTCTAATCACCCAATGTGCTGCCTTTTCTAAATGGAGACAAGTAAGGGAGATGGAAAAAGAGCAGaggtgaaaaagagaaaagaaaggtgtGTGAAATGAGCCCTTTTAAAACATCAACAGTGACTTCCTAACTGCCCAAGCCCGTGGCCTTTCCTCAGTCCCCCTTCTCCTGGACTCCTCTATGGTAGTTAACATTGCTGATCAGTTCATTCTGAATATTTGTAACCCCACCCAGTTACTCTCAATTCTCTGAAGGAGTCTTCTTTTTCCTTGGctgctctcttcttccttttatccTATAGGTGTAAATACTCCACAGGGCTAGGCTGTCCATATTCTGATCACTTttgtcataattttaatttttaattttttttttttgagacaggtctcattctgttgcccagtggtgcgatctctgctcactgcagcctcgacctcccaggttcaagtgatcctcctgcctcagcctcctgagtagctgggaccacaggcatgcgccaccacgcccagctaatttttgtatttttggtagagatggggttttgccatgttgcccaggctagtctcaaactcttgggctcaagcgattcacccacctcagcctcccaaaatgctgggattacaggtgtgagccactgtgcctggcctataattttaattttttaaattataaaaatggtttGTGTTTATCGTGTTGACAGTGTAGGAAATAAgagagtaaagaagaaaatataaaaatcacttgTAACAATCCACAGATAACCACTGTTTACATTTGGGtgtattttcttccaatcttTGTATGTCTGCATTCATGTGTGCACTTGTGGATGGTTATGCATATAATATCCACAAATACTGTTTTTACAACAATAGGATTATATTATTTCTACAATGTTACATGCTGCTTTATTCACTCAATGTTTTATTATGATATTTTCCCATTCATTAGGCATatgaatatatgatttttatttatttttatttttggagatgtggtttcaccatgttgcacaggctggtcttgaactcttgggcgcaagtgactctcccaccttggcttcccaaagcactaggGTTATAAGCATAAGCCACTTCCCCTGGCTGAATACATGATTTTTAATTGCTCCATTATATTCTAGTAAAttgatatatcataatttattgatCCATTCCTCTATCTGGGGAGTCATTTAGTCTGTTTCCCATTTTACTCAGGTAGAACCAATGCTGTATGAAATGTCCTTATTTTTGTGAACTTTAATCTTTGGAATATTTTACATATCTAAATCTTTCTttagaataaaaaccaaaaagtggctgggtgcggtggctcacgcttgtaatcccagcactttggggggccaaggcaggcagatcacgaggccaggagatgagaccatcctgactaacacagtgaaatcccgtctctactaaaaatacaaaaaattagctgggtgtggtggcacgtgcctgtagtccagctactcgggaggctg is part of the Homo sapiens chromosome 6, GRCh38.p14 Primary Assembly genome and encodes:
- the BLTP3A gene encoding bridge-like lipid transfer protein family member 3A is translated as MAGIIKKQILKHLSRFTKNLSPDKINLSTLKGEGQLTNLELDEEVLQNVLELPTWLAITRVYCNRASIRIQWTKLKTHPICLCLDKVEVEMKTCEDPRPPNGQSPIALASGQSEYGFAEKVVEGMFIIVNSITIKIHSKAFHASFELWQLQGYSVNPNWQQSDLRLTRITDPCRGEVLTFKEITWQTLRIEADATDNGDQDPVTTPLRLITNQGRIQIALKRRTKDCNVISSKLMFLLDDLLWVLTDSQLKAMMKYAESLSEAMEKSAHQRKSLAPEPVQITPPAPSAQQSWAQAFGGSQGNSNSSSSRLSQYFEKFDVKESSYHLLISRLDLHICDDSQSREPGVSANRLMGGAMQLTFRKMAFDYYPFHWAGDSCKHWVRHCEAMETRGQWAQKLVMEFQSKMEKWHEETGLKPPWHLGVDSLFRRKADSLSSPRKNPLERSPSQGRQPAFQPPAWNRLRSSCMVVRVDDLDIHQVSTAGQPSKKPSTLLSCSRKLHNLPTQVSAIHIEFTEYYFPDNQELPVPCPNLYIQLNGLTFTMDPVSLLWGNLFCLDLYRSLEQFKAIYKLEDSSQKDEHLDIRLDAFWLKVSFPLEKRERAELHRPQALVFSASGMIATNTRHAPHCSCSDLQSLFRGFAAAEFFHSNYDHFPKVPGGFSLLHMLFLHHAFQMDSCLPQPNTLPPQRPKASWDLWSVHFTQISLDFEGTENFKGHTLNFVAPFPLSIWACLPLRWQQAQARKLLLASEGRLKPSASFGSPVQSEALAPDSMSHPRSKTEHDLKSLSGLTEVMEILKEGSSGMDNKGPLTELEDVADVHMLVHSPAHVRVRLDHYQYLALLRLKEVLQRLQEQLTKDTESMTGSPLQNQTACIGVLFPSAEVALLMHPAPGAVDADSAGSDSTSLVDSELSPSEDRELKSDASSDQGPASPEKVLEESSIENQDVSQERPHSNGELQDSGPLAQQLAGKGHEAVESLQAKKLSRTQASSSPAALKPPAGRETAVNGQGELIPLKNIEGELSSAIHMTKDATKEALHATMDLTKEAVSLTKDAFSLGRDRMTSTMHKMLSLPPAKEPMAKTDEGVAAPVSGGAARLRFFSMKRTVSQQSFDGVSLDSSGPEDRISVDSDGSDSFVMLLESESGPESVPPGSLSNVSDNAGVQGSPLVNNYGQGSPAANSSVSPSGEDLIFHPVSVLVLKVNEVSFGIEVRGEDLTVALQAEELTLQQLGTVGLWQFLHGQCPGTCFQESSTLKTGHIRPAVGLRFEVGPGAAVHSPLASQNGFLHLLLHGCDLELLTSVLSGLGPFLEDEEIPVVVPMQIELLNSSITLKDDIPPIYPTSPGPIPITLAMEHVVLKRSDDGVFHIGAAAQDKPSAEVLKSEKRQPPKEQVFLVPTGEVFEQQVKELPILQKELIETKQALANANQDKEKLLQEIRKYNPFFEL